ttgtgtgtaatagccccggctgtcctggaactctgtagaccaggctggcctcaaactcacagagatacacctgcctccctaagtgctgggattaaaggtgtgtgccaccactgctcaactGTGCTGTGTCTATTAGCATGGTATTTTCTTGGGATCTCTTGTGGCCGCCTGGGTTTCTGGGGTTAGCCCGATGGAGCTCCAGTGGGACCTTCCAGCCTGGACACTATcagccaggagagagagagagagagagagagagagagagagagagagagagagtgagtgtaggggtgggaggggatgggggtggggtggcaggcTCTGCTGTGCCAGTTTGGCTAATGAGACTGCTCTCTGGTAGTATGGGGTGGGGCATGCCCTCTCTTGGCCCAGATCCAACCTTCCAGAGCCCATTCGTCCCCCTAGCACCAACTACTGATTGCAGGTCCAGGCCTCTGTCTGGGAGCCAGGCTTGGAGCTGGGTTCCCAGCAAGACAAGGCCTCTAAGGGATTCTGAGAACCTGAGCTCAACAGACCCTGCTCCAGAATGCTCCCAGGGTGATGCAGCCACTGCAGCAGGTGTAGACTGACATCTGTCTCCATTCTTGGGCTGGATAGCACAGGGTTCCTGCCTGGGATGCCCCAGGACAAAACCAGGACTCTGTCCTGTAGGTGGAGGCAGTGGAGCCTAGGAGAAGATCCTACTGGCGAGTGCCCTGGAATGCTGCAGGAGAGCTGGGTGGGTGTCAGTTGCCTTGGAGATGAGCCAGTGTAGAGCTGGCTCTGTCTGCTGTGTGACTCTAGAGTGTGCCTAGGCtcggtgcctcagtttcctcagctgtAGGCTGGGGTGGTGTTGGCTCTTAAGGTGAAGTGAGGACTAGTGGTGCTGGACACAGTAGCTGCTCAGTAAATGCACAGGAGGCTGGAGAACTGAGAGGGGAGGGTCCTCCAGGCCGGTGACCCTTCTGCAGAGGGAAGTCCTGCCTAGCAGGATGCAGAGAGGGGAAGGCAGGCGGGTCCGAGGCggtcctcccccttcctccttcctcttcctctgctggCCACGCCTTTGTTTGCCCCGCCGTCGCGCTATCTTTAGGCAGCAGGTGCGGGAGCCGCTGTGAGTCGGGTCGCCCGTCGGTCACCGCCCCCCACGTGACGCCGGGCGCTATAAATAGCTGGGCCGCGGGCGCCCAGCATCCGCCCGGAGCCGGCGCCGCTGCGGAGGGCGTGCGCGGGTCCCGGCCCGGCCGGCCGGCGTATGGAGGCTGCCGCACGCCTGTGGGCGCGGGTGAGCCGGGATAAGGGCGGCGGGGACCCGGCCTCGAGGACACTTCCAGACCCTAACCCTACTGGGATGGGCCCTATATGGGATGGCGGCTCCCTTCCGGGCTGGGTGGGAAACTCCGCTGAGGTCCGGGAGCTGTGCGCCCTCGCCACAACCCACCACGGACAGGTCCTTGGGGTCCCTAGCCCATCCACGAGCAGCCTTACTTTTCCTAACGGCGCAAAGCCGTGAACTGTGACCCCTGACTCCGAGTGTCACACAGGGTCCCATTTAGGTAGGTCCCATCACTTGAGGGTGGGGCCTCTGTGaacctctctgtgtcttctttttcCCTGGGGTTCAAGTGTTCCCGATTATTAGAATCCAGGTTGAGAAAACCAGTGTTGCTGGATGGTCCTTCCATGCTCCTCTGGCCCATGCCCTCATCTGGAAAAGGGGACAAAAAATGGGTCTTGAAAAACATGCGGgtcttggcagcaagcagcagagTGCTTGGGATACTGCAAGAGTAGGCTGGCTGGGATAGAGAAGGGCCAGTCAGAGGAAGGCCCAGGCCTTGGTAGGGTTCATAAGCACGAGGAGTGGTGAGGATGTGGTGGCTTGACTGAGTGCCTGGACCCACAAGGGTGAGGCAAGCTgacctctgcatctgctttcactAGGAGCTGCTGGGATAGGAGATGTAGGTATCTGGTGGCCCATGAGCCTTGGGTCAGGTCTGTTAGGGTGTAGTAGGGCAGAGCTCTGGTGGAAGCCCTTCCTTGTTATCTGGGCTTCTCAACCCCATAGAAGTGATGTGTAAAGGGAGGGGCTCCTTTTCGTGGAGGGCAGCCACAGTGTGGTTGAGCCTGGGTACAGGTGACTGAGGCACACTGTGGGCATGCATGTTCCTTTGCTCTTACTTGGGGGTGTAGCCCAGCTTGCAGTGGACTGTGCAGTCCAGCCTGGAGACTTCTACACCTGGAGCCCTGGTCTCCATCCCCTCAGGCCTGGGGGGAGCATTACAGGTAACTCAAGTTTCCTTTGCTCAGATGGCTAGGCCGTAGCTATGAGTGGCAGAGCTAGACCATGGCTGTTGCTCGAAGGGTCTCTCAGCCCCACCACCATACTGCAGCTGATAGGTACTATCAGCCCTACAGGAGCCTGCAAGTGTTCTCTGGCTTCTTGgggctttctcttctcttctgtacACACAAGGGCATTGCAGTGTGCACACGTGGGATGCCCCTCCCATGAGGCCCAGGTGTTTGTGTCATAGCATGAGGCTGTCCTTGCTTATACTTGGGCTAGTTGTGGCTCTGCATGTGCAGAGGTTGAGGACCTGGTCACCCAAAGCAGGCACAGGACTCCTTTTTGCTCCCCCCCACACAAGGTGCCCCTCCATCTTAGCCCTGCCAAATGATGGCTAGGACTATCTGTGAGCTGTGGCATTGCCCTGGCATGGAGTACTGAGCTGTTCCCAGGTGTAGAAGGTGGTGAGTGAGGAGCCTGTGCTGCCTGGTACAGCTGAGCCTTGGACCGGGAGGCCTGTGCCCACAACTTGAGGCAAGAGTCCAGGGTCCTAGGTTGGGCCCTTCCTGCAGCCAGGCTGAGGCTCCCAGGGCCTGGTTTGCCCGGGGGCAGCTGGAGAAGTGGGTGCTGAGGCACAGGCAGAGGTAAGAGGTATGGGTAGAATTCTTCCAGGTGGGTGTCTAGGAGGGGCCTTCCTTTGGACAGAGGAATGCTGGGTGGGATATGGGCTGAATTCAGGGGCTCAAGCTCTACTAACCACTGGGTCATAGCCCAAGGAACTGTCGTGTCATCTTGTTCAACCCCTCACTGTGTGGGTGGGAACCAGGTTCAGAGTCTCCCAGACCCTTGAGAGGGTGGCAGGGGGCTGGCTGCCATTTTGATCCCTTGCAGCTAGTAAATTTAGAGACAAGATGGGGTGGAAGGGATGAGGCTGATGTCCTCAGGTAGTATCCTTCCCCAGGTCCCTGTTGCGGTGTGACCCCCTTCCTGGCCACCTATGCTGTCACCTCCTTGGCATGAGCCTGGCAGTTGGCCTTTTGGACTGTGGTCTCTTGCAGGGCAGAATATCTTGTTTACCTCTAGTGCCTGGCAAGTCCCAGTAAGTGGTAGCTGTGGGTAGAGATTACAGAAAGCCCGAATGGCAGCAATTGAAGCCACTCACCCCCTATCCCTCTGGCAGTACCCATTGTCCCTTGTGCTGTGGCTAGCAGTCCTAAGGGAAGGACCACTGTTCTCATGGGCTTTGAGGTGGGGAACCAGTCTTGGTGGCctggcttctgttgctgtgggTGTACTCTTGTGGGGTTCTCATTGCTCCTGGCATGAACCCTGATGCCCTCTTCACTCTTTTGTCACCCCAGGAGCCTGGGGCAGCCCTGACACAAGATGTCTGTCCTGTGTTTTCACATGGAGAATCTGAGGTCCTACAGGAACTTcccatttctttctcccctcccataGACTGTGCCTTCTGAAGACCAGTGTGTGATTGATGGAGGAACTCCAGGAAGGCAGCTTTAACTACTGCTGTTCCCAACATCGTGGATGCTGTTGCTGAGGAGGCCCGTGCCTCTCTGGCTCTCACCATTGCCCTTGCCTCCCAATGGCCTCTGCTGCCAGGCCAGGGGCCAGCACTGCTGCCTGAGCCAGCTGCCCCTCTCCAGGACTTGCCGTTTCCTGATGGGGTAACGTGACAGACACCCCGGATCAGAGGCTGCCTGCCTACCACGGCCCAGGGCTACCAGAGTTGGTGGAGTTCAAGTTCATTTTCCCTTTGGTCTTGAGTGCTGGGCCCAGCTCTGAGCAAAGGGGACTCTTCTCCATCCACCCATGCAGAGAGGGTGTCCCCAGCAACGACCCCATAGAGGACAGTGTTCTGCAGCCAGAGTCACCAACTTGAAGTtctctttgttcagtttttttggttgttgttacttttattttcacttcCTTGTAACTACTCCACTCTGAGAGACAGGACTTTGGGGCTGTCCATTTTACTGGGGGAGggggttttgttatttttccttttcttttttagaactGGGTTTTCTTTTGGAATTATCAACCACCAGGCagctttcctctcctcccaaaTTATTTGCACAATATTTGTGCGGGGTGTGGGGACAAggttttaagaaatcttttattttttggacaAGCACGGGGATCTCACTGGACTTGGTGTGGGGGGCTGGGGGACCCCCTGTGCAGCCCTTGCTGGCTGGTCCCCTCCGGGTCCCCGGAGGAGGCATGGCCCGCATGAACCGGCCAGCACCTGTGGAGGTGAGCTACCGAAACATGCGTTTCCTCATCACACACAACCCCAGCAATGCCACCCTCAGCACTTTCATCGAGGTGAGTACACTGGCAGGGCTGGGTGGGAGTCCTGGGTGGCTCAGGGTGTGATGGGTGCTGGTGATCAGCTGGGTTTTCTGGAAGTCTGGCTGCATTCAGGCTTGTGGGCACTGAGCGGTTGTCCTGACCCTGGGTGACCTTGGCCTCTGCAGAAACTGAGCAAGAAAGAGGCTGATGAGACAAGGGCTGATGGGGGAATGGCCTGGAGACAGATGGAAGATGGGCTGAAAGAGCTACCTCCTGGCTACTCCAGCCCACAAGCTCAGGTTCCAGGAAGTCTTGGGGAAAGGAAAGTGACATGTGGAGAGTCTACAGATGTCTGTTGTCTGTAGCCATCCTCACTCCAACCCCAGATGTGACCGGTATTTTTTCAGAGCCTGTGTGGGGACTAGAGGTGGGGGCCATCAGCATGGCCTCATTGGGGACCCTGTGCAGGTCTCCTTGCTGCAGACTTGGAATTGCTTGCAGAGCCAGCAGCTGATTGCTGGGCAGTTAGTGGAATGGACTTTTGTGGCTTTAATTTCTTAGTTCTCTCCTCTGTGGCAGGAGCTAAAGCCCTATGGGCTTGTGGACATCAAAACAGGAAAGAAtgtaggccaggtggtggtggtacacacctttaatcccagcactcaggaggcagaggcaggtggatctctgtgagttcaagaccacaaaggtacacagagaaaccctgtcttggaaaacaaaacaaaacaacaacaacaaaataacaccaGGAAAGAATGCATagaggaaggcaaaggacaccctATGTCAGAGAACCTGGGTCCCGGACACATAGCTGGGCACTACACTAGGGAAGACTGCCTCCCTCACCAGTGAGAACCTTGATAACAGCAGGGCCTGATGAAGGACCAGAAGAAAAGCACTATGAGTGACCAGGACAAGAGCTCAGTGTGTGACCAGGATGAAGTCTGTGTGTGACAAGGACGAAGGTTTAGTGACCAGAATGAAGGATAAGGGTTGGGGTGTGAGGAGGATCAGGGCTCATTGCATGGCCAGGATGAGGGAAGGTTTGATGTGTGACCAGGATGAGGGCTTGCTGACCAAAATCAAGGCTCAGTATATGACTAGTGTCTGGGATCAGAGTGTAAGTAGAATGAAGGCTCAGTGTGTGTGACCAGGATGAGATGTTTGAGTTAACAGCAGGACCCAAGAAGGGACTAGACAAAAAGCACTGAGTGACCAGGGGCCTAACATGTGACCTGAATGAGACCAGCATGTAAGTAGAatcaaggcttagtgtaggcatAATGAGGGCTCATGGTGTGAGTAGGGTTGGAACTGAGTCCTTGGTAGCTTTCTCCTTGATGGACTCTGCAGCGTCCCCATCATCTCTGAGGTGGACACTCCCTCATTTTTCTTGCACTCTCAGAATAGTAGGGTCCTGGCCTTGCCGTGTCTGGTGTTCCCGTCACATAGCCAACAAGACCGAGTCATTCCTTACCACTCCCAAAATATCCACTGGGAGCAGGTAGGTGAGGGTTGGCCCTGCTTGCGGCTGTGGGTATAAATACCCCATGTTGGCTGTGAGCTGAGTGAACTTTGCTCTGAAGGGATGGGACTTCCTCAGTGGTGTTTGGTGCCACCCTGTTGACTCTGGTCTTCAACCCCTGAGGTCTGCTTGCTGGAGACTCCAAATGGCCTCATGGAACACACTCAGACAGCCCAGGAAGGGAGGACTGTGCAGATGCCAGGAGGCTGTCTGAGGCTTGGGCTAccctgctgggaactgaatggcTTTTTCTGAAGAGCCAGGCCTTGCTGCTGAGACTCTTTGTTCTGGGTGCTGCAACAGCGGCATGAGGGACAGGACAGGGCTGAAATCACAGTGGTTGAGCTGTGTGCATTTTAACGAACACAGGTGGGCTCCTTAGTTTCTCCAGGTAGGACAGGGACAGGTGACCTAGAAGTACCAGCAAAGGCTACCCTGCCAGCCACTAAGCATCCAAGCCCACCAGCTGGTTTATGAGGTCTGCTTGTCTCAGGGGAAGTGGCTTGAGGGGACACAGCTCTGCATAGGAGCTCCAGAGGGGCAGGCCTTTGGGGACTTAGCAGGGGTAGAACTCTGGGCTGGCCAGTTCTGGGTTCTGAGTCcccctgtctttccttcttttcacCCTAGGACCTGAAGAAGTATGGGGCTACCACCGTGGTGCGTGTGTGTGAAGTGACCTATGACAAGACCCCTCTGGAGAAGGATGGCATCACTGTTGTGGTGAGGGGCATGTGGCTCTGGGCACTGTGACTGCCCTGAGCAACATCTAGACAGTAAATTTGGGGCTCTTCACTGTGATGCTGGGCTTTCTGTTGCCGCCCGATGCATCCTGGGCTGTCTGTGCCTGGGCTGGTGTGTGGGACAGATGACTCTGAGAAAGTCATCTCCTGAGGTCAGGTTGCACATACTTGTCACTCTTGGCCGTTGCTTCCAAACAGTTGGCTTGTCTGTGTTGGGGCCTGTGGGTCCTGTTAGGTGCTCCAAGTCCGTTGGCAGCCCGTAGCCTGTGTGTGGTTCCCTTTTGGAGCAACTGAGGCTTGGAAACAGACATTCTCTGAGACCACAGCTAGAAGTAGGAGGGCTCACATGGGGAGTGGCATTCCCCTAATGGTGCTGTTTCCTCACCTGCTGGGTGTACTTGGCACTATGGGTTGGGGCTTGAGCCCTGTCAGCCCTGGCTGGTAAAGATGGAGACCCTTTTGTACAGATGAGGTGGGgctcagtaaagtgcctgcctggCTCCCCTACGGCTCCCAGGGGCTTCTCTTCAGCCTCACATTGCCTGCTGTGTGGAAGCCTGTCTCCTGGCAGCAGTGGATCCCGAGAGACCCTGAGCAGAGGCCATGGGTAGGGATCCTAGCTGCTGTTTCCTTGGCTTCTTGACCCTGGGGGCTCAGCTGAGTGGAGGAGGGGCAGCCTTGGAGAACTGGTCATGGTGCTTGGAGGGTCAGAGCAGAGCCAGTTCCTTGGCACAAGGCCTCTCTTCCCAGTGCGGGTGAGTCAGGCCTGGTGCAGCAGACCCTGACTGGCTGTGCTGAGGCCCTGGTGTCCTGTCCTCAGCACCAGAGTGACCCTAGGTTACTCCCCTGTGAGGATCCTGTGTTGATGGGCTCTCATATCCATGGCCTGACAGTTTGTAGAGGGAGGAAGAGCTTGGGGTCTCACAGGCCTGGGAGGACTCCCATTGTTGACCCTTCCTGCTGAGAGACCCCACAGGCTGTTCTGAGACTCAAGGGCCTCCCGCAGTGTGGGTGTTCAGGGGAGGGTGACTATAAGATGAAGGCATGGCAGCATCTTGGTTGCCCAAGGTTGCCCAAGCACATCTCCCTTCCTCTGGAGAGACATGGGTTAGGCTCAGGACAACTACATTAACTGGTGGTCTCCAGGAACTGCCTAgtttggagacagagagaagtagAGAGACTCCCAAGAACCATTCTCCATCAGCTAGCTCCTGCAGACCCATGTTGGTTTACCCAGTAGCTGGGTTCCACCTCTGTCTTTCCACACTGTGCCCCAGCATACCCTGGGCTGGAGCCTTCTCCATGCAGGCTGGCTTCCCCCTCCCACCTGGAACTCTGAGGGACAGGGGAAGGAAAGCTAACATTCATAGGGCAAGTCCTTAAGCATCTTCCTTTGTAGGACTGGCCCTTTGATGACGGGGCGCCCCCTCCTGGCAAGGTGGTGGAGGATTGGCTGAGCCTGCTGAAGGCCAAATTCTACAATGATCCAGGCAGCTGCGTGGCTGTGCACTGTGTGGCAGGCTTGGGAAGGTGAGTGATGGTGGCACTCAtgactctgttgctgctgggagcaCAGCCTATGCTTCTGAGGTCTGACTTTATTGTTTTGTGAGTTTGGATGTGGGCCATATCCACTTGACCTTTCTAAGGCCCCGGGGTTTCCAGGCAAGTCCTTTCACAGCCTGGCAAGGAGGGCCTCTGTTATGATCCAGTCACTGTACCTCATGAGAAAAAGAGCTGCCATAAAGACAGGCTGGTCACCCAGGCCTGAGCCCTGTTCGAGGAGGAACAGCTGCCCACACTAGATGGAAATGAGCCAGGCAGGGGAGTAACCCCTATACCCCTCTTGCAGGAGGGCTGGAGGGCAGGCTCAATGGCCAGTATACTCATAGTTGTTTTTCTAGTTTAAGCACAGAGAGGTTGTCTGCATCTCCCCAGGTTGCACAGGAGGGGCAGAAGGAGCCAGACTAGAGCAGGTAGTTGGGCTGTCTAGAGTCTGTGTCCTCCATGGGCAAGCTGAGGGAACTGGGGATTAATCAGGCTCTCATGCGCCCACTTTGTCAGGTGACCTGAGGCAGAGATGAGATTTGGTGTGGGGCCTCAGATAACCTCAGCTTTCTTGTTCTCGAAGGGCTCCAGTGCTCGTGGCGCTTGCCCTTATAGAGAGCGGGATGAAGTATGAGGATGCCATCCAATTCATCCGACAGTGAGTAGCCAGTGTGTGTGGATGACACTTAGGTGGATCTTGGCAGCTGGCGGGGCTTAAGCTGTCACCATGGCCTCTCCTTACCCCTCACCCCTCACTTCTGTAGCTGTTCCTTGAGaaattctcctctctcccccatcccTGGCTGCTCCTCAGCCAGTACTTCCTTGTGTTAGGGTAGCCTTCCTGGGGGACCCCTGTCTTCTTGATGTTCTGGGCAAGGACTGCACAGGTGATGCTGCACCCCAGCCTGTGggttatgtgtgcatgtgtgtgacataTCCACCATGGATATGTGGACACCTTTGTGCTGCCTGAAATAGGCACAGCCACCTCTTTCTCCCTGGGGCAGGCCCCGTATGGCCGTAGCAGTGTGGGCTTACTAGCCTGCAGGTGTCCTTAGGgaagcctgggctatacagatgGGTAAGCAACCTAAAGAACTATGGTAAATGCAGACacacagcactgaggaggtgcTGGCTAGCTAGGATGAGATGTTCCCCAGCCTTCCCTAAGCTCAGGCCTCCCAGCCTCTCCCCAGAGCCCCAGCCTAGCCTACCTCCTATGGGTCTATCCATTTAAGGCCACATAGATAAGGACAAGAAAGGGCCTGCTCCAGTCCCACTGGAGTCCCATAGGGTTTAGAGTTTCCTGGGGCAAAGCCAGGTGTCCAAGCCAGGCCTTATGACTCCTCTGCCTGTTCCTGCCTGCAGGAAACGCCGTGGGGCCATCAacagcaagcagctcacctaCCTGGAGAAGTACCGGCCTAAGCAGAGACTGCGGTTCAAAGACCCACACACTCACAAGACCAGATGCTGCGTCATGTAGCTCAGGCCTTGGCCCTGTATACCCTTAACTCCTGTCTCTCAGTGCATCTGTGTCTAAGGAGTCCAATGGCCGTGTGTGTTCCTGCTCTGTCCCTGCCAGTGCCCATGGCTGTTTTTCTGAGGCTGTCCCTGGACTTCCTGCCAGTTCTGTCCAGCCCCTCCACCCCCTGCTCAGGCCTCATCCCTGGCCTGTGGACTGCAGGTGGgtgtttttaaccactgggccCAGTGCCTCAGCAGCGCTGCCCTCACCCTAACCCATTTTCGGCACCTTTGTTACCAGATCCTGGGCCTTCAGGTGCTCTGGACTCTCAAGGCAATAAATCAGCAGCTGTGGATGTGTGTGAGGAGTGTTGCAGAGCCAGGGAATGGGGTCTGGATCCTGGGAGGCTATCTCTGCTGTCCTGTGTAGTCTTGCTGCTGCATGCCTCCCTGGCACCCTCTGGTGGCTATGTAATGCTCTGGACCTGCCTTGTTTCTACAAGTTCTTGACACATTAGTGTGGATTCCCAGCTTGGACTGGTGACAGTTTTGGTGTTGGAACATTATAAGGTGAGGTTGGGTCCCCTCTGTAGGACAGAGTGGGGTTCACTTGGAACTTTCAGTGGCCTCCACTCCCTCACCCATGCAACCTGTGAGATTTGGCCCCAGTGGCCCCTGGCTTAGGAAATGACCTCCATTGCCCAGAGGGTAGGGCAGCAGAGTGGTGTGGGGTACAGGTAGATCTGAGCATGTGAGAAAGTTGGGTGCCTGTGTAGGGCCTGATCTTCCCGCTCACAAGTTCTGACAGTAGTCTGGGTCTTCCTTTAGCTGAGGATGGTGAGGGACAAAGCTGGCTATACATGTCAGTGTGCATGCACTGTCTGTCCTATGGCACGACACCACTTAGGAATGTGATCCTCAGACCTTTACAGACCCTGTCTCCTCTGTGCCTATAACAGACC
This DNA window, taken from Cricetulus griseus strain 17A/GY chromosome 2, alternate assembly CriGri-PICRH-1.0, whole genome shotgun sequence, encodes the following:
- the Ptp4a3 gene encoding protein tyrosine phosphatase type IVA 3, giving the protein MARMNRPAPVEVSYRNMRFLITHNPSNATLSTFIEDLKKYGATTVVRVCEVTYDKTPLEKDGITVVDWPFDDGAPPPGKVVEDWLSLLKAKFYNDPGSCVAVHCVAGLGRAPVLVALALIESGMKYEDAIQFIRQKRRGAINSKQLTYLEKYRPKQRLRFKDPHTHKTRCCVM